A section of the Engystomops pustulosus chromosome 3, aEngPut4.maternal, whole genome shotgun sequence genome encodes:
- the AKAP12 gene encoding A-kinase anchor protein 12 isoform X1: protein MGAGTSTEQAADKPTEEQVEQCVDLGQSEQDGEEVEVNTAGDAKLLQTNGKVAIINGATEEGEGVEGGLQASDVNGHGTEEEILAVVKEVEQQEPASIALHEEPAENMGVVNNDTTTKETPKEDGQIETPEATDTDTTPETEEKAESPDQANENQSNEVGFKKVFKFVGFKFTVKKDKTEKSEPVKLLNVKKEEVEVNGTDNHEEHIDTATDEKTEVQQDSNDSEQPIEIADKTEEAVETPEENQQKVEESEVEKDQKSPVSPTNPVVAETSSPFRRFFTQGWAGLRKKTSFRKSKEEDPQEVEKHVKVEEQEMVEAQEAVKEENATETQPTADKELSKSSSEDSKVSTEENKQPVTEEKPKEEEPSPDAEPKLEESIKVDEVVSVAENKESIPEVTLVPETIAGPEIKAEAEIVDVNVETETTDGIANGISESAEEITKDLQEICETGAVDNDQPQLASSSEGVETEKSQEAITTEAELLSSQEKAKLQGSPLKKLFSSSGLRKLSGKKSKSKKDDEGKIDATTEAITSESPEAPDINAEDSSPSSPDESADTSPTEKPVDADQQAAEGEAEGTTSDGERKKDGITPWASFKKLVTPKRRPKRPSESDKEDEVEKVKTSTMSSTESAGTVENQEEPKETNEEQKLEKSTEESKKKVDSSVSWEALICVGSSKKRARKTSDSDSDEGIKSQDEAKKAEEVVPAKETDSDSPITSSQEQPLQESTSPDQAGSPTEGDGVSTWQSFKRLVTPRRKSRTRAEEKTDETAAAANAEQSTSDGETGKDETWVSFKKLIPGRKKKKSDGKQEHPTTETGQPLNEAAEDDSDEPTVVPLSEFDAAEQEKLDAQKSLDEAVPAVVREQEESTEELIHAVTVTVIEGERAITSLEERSPSWISAKVSETIEHAKETEEAAERIKTEITVEETVILSTVSQVNTEIPKTLINEMELTSEALTALEEAIENSCAEETTEMISAVSQLGESVVSTEEATPVPEEDASVKTLEDQKKHTENILHEAAEKAKLTIDTLEFQTSQDVTDLSTINIQDSVMPIVCGVAPLCAEESTILTPVTSEHQDDKSIIVTAEETVQQTEERCEDASYSFITAPVVQVFSTVLEAVATKDDSPAAEAALTNEDLITSTELKDNTDDLDKVLAEELSAVHASNELQTKEADSVSAENVSGKVQPEDIVAVSSDVQAEELVSASSELQSEENVSVSGEVQPEEVVPIASEVQPEDIEAVSSDVQPEEIEAVSSDVQPEELVSITSELQSEEILSVSGEVQPEEVIPVAREIQPEDVVAVSSDVQPEELLSVSSELQSREVVSVSGEVQPEEVVPVASEMLSENIVAVSNESGDVQSEEVANVSSELQCEQVVFVLHQMQPEESLPVLCEEQPKEVVPISTEEQPEVIPEASNEMQSVEVVAESSEVQPEEVIAQSSEVQPEEVIAQSSEVQPEEDLAQSSEAQPVEAVAELSEEQPNIVVPELSEVQPKEVVPESSEVQPKEVVPESSEVQPKEVVPESSKVQPKEVVPESSEVQPKEVVPESSEIQPKEVVPESCEVQPKEVVPESSEVQPKEVVPESSEVQPKEVVPESSEVQPKEVVPESSEVQPKEVVPESSEVEPEKVVAESIEVQLEEVVAQLSDVQPVEAAAESSQVQPEEVVAESSKLRPEEVVAEPSEVQSEEIVIESSELQAEEVVTESRDVQAEEGETESRDVQAEEVVAESSEVQPKEIVAESSEVQPEEVVPVSCKVEIEETLSTLSEVQPKEITTGSDGEKIEECVSLTNQVQNEVNLSVSNQQQLEVDIVSSEVKNANESGNSISTEAVASEEQDKDCIPELQEGLEQAEENVSTSAEEGITVVKESIPVVKEVLVEEGASVLAVPNLEESTKVLAEVDTIEVSPVSNYIQINEKFHESSQEHVEESTAVQAEDSAPFTSYVQTEEVNAGTSELQTEESCPLSAAVQMEGSSQATDEVQYGDNVQESDDVQSTEVNLVVIDKEIVQVDESVRLLDEQQDVIVTEVHVEHISDIQAEESNVLEETQNDRCDGGAEIKEAEEKDSTVNTVDVEENVPKIAENETQESEKVLVSAEDEINLSDTQTPKLTVDVIIEQEVSAVQNETISTNSDLHNLPSTAQEETKASEEEYINDKIIHSQEEIAEVKEEVEAVTTDIPELKSSEAIKASEPVTAASVEEQVLAETVQTIEISEDSIEPSEVADDVTKPEDNELLSKGLQEVVESVSQKAAAIVDAAIEAATNCFVVDATSEETHEDTTVSEKVELSEETNIQTISIESCSTTIVQNIIETAMETVVSNIHIKSIESQFQETVPESEPLKSCAQLEEIQKEMTEGLNTEIESSVPASTQEENEIQVCTQASKVNSQEKVPTVES from the exons TTGCTTCAAACAAATGGCaaagtagccataatcaatggtgccacagaggaaggggaaggagTAGAAGGAGGACTGCAGGCCTCAGATGTAAATGGACATGGAACAGAAGAAGAAATTCTAGCAGTTGTTAAAGAAG TTGAGCAACAAGAGCCAGCAAGCATAGCACTGCATGAAGAGCCAGCTGAAAACATGGGGGTTGTGAACAATGATACCACTACAAAAGAAACTCCCAAAGAAGATGGGCAAATTGAGACACCAGAAGCCACGGATACTGATACAACACCAGAAACTGAAGAGAAAGCAGAATCTCCAGATCAAGCAAATGAAAATCAAAGCAACGAAGTAGGGTTCAAGAAAGTGTTTAAATTTGTTGGCTTCAAATTTACtgtaaaaaaagacaaaactgaGAAATCTGAACCTGTAAAATTACTCAATGTCAAGAAAGAAGAAGTTGAAGTAAACGGCACAGACAATCATGAGGAACATATTGATACTGCAACTGATGAAAAGACAGAAGTTCAGCAGGACAGCAACGACAGTGAGCAACCTATTGAAATTGCAGATAAGACAGAGGAGGCTGTTGAAACCCCTGAAGAAAATCAACAGAAGGTGGAAGAGTCTGAGGTTGAAAAAGATCAAAAGTCCCCAGTGTCGCCTACAAATCCTGTTGTCGCTGAAACATCTTCTCCATTTAGGAGATTTTTTACACAAGGTTGGGCTGGACTAAGGAAAAAGACAAGCTTTAGGAAGTCTAAGGAAGAAGATCCGCAGGAAGTTGAAAAACATGTAAAGGTTGAAGAGCAGGAAATGGTGGAAGCACAGGAGGCTGTAAAAGAAGAGAATGCAACAGAAACACAACCAACTGCAGATAAAGAATTAAGTAAATCTTCAAGCGAAGACTCAAAAGTGTCTACTGAGGAAAACAAACAACCTGTGACTGAAGAAAAGCCTAAAGAAGAAGAGCCTTCACCAGACGCAGAACCCAAATTAGAAGAAAGTATAAAAGTAGATGAGGTTGTCTCAGTAGCAGAAAATAAAGAAAGTATACCTGAAGTGACTTTAGTCCCAGAAACAATTGCAGGACCTGAGATCAAAGCTGAAGCTGAAATTGTTGATGTTAATGTTGAAACTGAGACTACTGATGGAATAGCAAATGGAATCTCAGAATCTGCAGAAGAAATAACGAAAGACTTGCAAGAAATATGTGAAACGGGAGCTGTGGATAATGATCAGCCACAGTTGGCTTCAAGTTCCGAAGGTGTAGAAACTGAAAAAAGTCAAGAAGCTATTACTACAGAGGCTGAGCTGTTGTCTTCACAAGAAAAAGCCAAACTTCAAGGTAGTCCATTAAAAAAGCTTTTCAGCAGCTCTGGTTTAAGGAAACTATCGGGAAAGAAATCTAAAAGTAAAAAAGATGATGAAGGCAAGATAGATGCTACAACAGAAGCTATTACATCTGAGTCTCCAGAGGCCCCTGACATAAATGCCGAAGATAGCTCCCCATCTTCCCCTGATGAGTCAGCAGATACATCACCAACAGAAAAGCCAGTAGATGCTGATCAACAGGCAGCAGAAGGAGAGGCAGAAGGAACTACATCTGATGGCGAAAGAAAAAAAGATGGAATCACACCATGGGCTTCTTTTAAGAAGCTTGTCACACCAAAAAGACGACCCAAACGACCATCAGAAAGTGATAAAGAAGATGAGGTTGAAAAGGTAAAAACCTCAACTATGTCTTCTACAGAAAGTGCTGGTACTGTTGAAAATCAGGAAGAGCCCAAAGAAACCAATGAAGAACAAAAACTTGAAAAAAGCACAGAAGAAAGCAAAAAGAAAGTTGACAGCTCTGTGTCATGGGAAGCCTTAATATGTGTTGGTTCTTCTAAGAAAAGAGCAAGAAAGACTTCAGATTCAGATTCAGATGAAGGAATTAAATCTCAAGATGAAGCTAAGAAAGCTGAAGAAGTTGTACCAGCTAAGGAGACTGATTCTGATAGCCCTATTACAAGTTCACAGGAACAGCCACTACAAGAAAGTACATCACCAGATCAAGCTGGCAGTCCTACAGAAGGAGATGGAGTATCTACTTGGCAATCTTTTAAACGACTTGTAACTCCTAGACGCAAGTCAAGAACCAGAGCAGAGGAGAAAACTGATGAAACTGCTGCAGCAGCTAATGCAGAACAGTCAACCTCAGATGGCGAAACTGGAAAAGACGAAACCTGGGTTTCATTTAAGAAACTTATTCCaggaaggaaaaagaaaaaatctgATGGTAAACAAGAACACCCAACTACTGAAACTGGTCAGCCATTAAATGAAGCTGCTGAAGATGATTCAGATGAACCTACAGTAGTTCCTTTATCAGAGTTTGATGCTGCAGAGCAGGAGAAGCTTGATGCTCAGAAGTCTTTGGATGAGGCTGTACCAGCTGTTGTAAGAGAACAGGAAGAATCTACAGAAGAACTTATTCATGCAGTAACTGTTACTGTAATAGAAGGAGAAAGAGCAATCACTAGTCTAGAAGAACGGTCTCCCTCCTGGATCAGCGCAAAAGTTTCTGAGACTATTGAGCATGCAAAAGAAACAGAAGAAGCTGCTGAAAGAATAAAAACAGAGATCACTGTTGAAGAAACTGTGATACTTAGCACGGTTTCCCAAGTTAATACAGAAATTCCAAAAACATTAATTAATGAAATGGAATTAACATCAGAAGCTTTAACTGCACTGGAGGAAGCAATAGAAAATTCATGTGCTGAAGAGACAACTGAAATGATATCTGCGGTTTCACAACTAGGTGAATCAGTTGTTTCAACTGAGGAAGCTACACCGGTGCCAGAGGAGGATGCAAGTGTGAAGACTTTAGAAGACCAAAAGAAGCACACTGAAAatatactacatgaggcagcAGAAAAGGCGAAACTAACAATTGATACATTAGAATTTCAAACATCTCAGGATGTGACTGATCTCTCCACTATTAATATTCAGGACTCAGTGATGCCCATAGTTTGTGGGGTTGCTCCTCTGTGTGCAGAGGAATCGACAATTTTAACACCTGTTACCTCAGAACATCAAGATGATAAAAGTATCATAGTAACTGCTGAAGAGACTGTACAACAGACAGAGGAGAGATGTGAAGATGCCTCATATTCATTCATAACAGCCCCTGTGGTTCAAGTATTTAGCACTGTTTTAGAAGCTGTGGCTACTAAAGATGAttcacctgctgcagaagctGCCTTGACAAATGAAGATCTAATTACTTCAACTGAGCTAAAAGATAATACTGATGACCTAGACAAGGTACTGGCTGAAGAACTGTCTGCAGTCCATGCATCAAATGAATTGCAGACTAAAGAAGCTGACTCTGTATCAGCTGAAAATGTTTCAGGtaaagtgcagccagaagacaTTGTAGCTGTGTCAAGTGATGTGCAGGCTGAAGAACTCGTATCTGCATCAAGTGAGCTGCAATCTGAAGAAAATGTATCTGTATCAGGTGAAGTGCAGCCTGAAGAAGTTGTACCTATAGCAAGTGAAGTACAGCCAGAAGACATTGAAGCTGTGTCAAGTGATGTGCAGCCTGAAGAAATTGAAGCTGTGTCAAGTGATGTGCAGCCTGAAGAACTTGTATCTATAACAAGTGAGCTGCAGTCTGAAGAAATTCTATCTGTATCTGGTGAAGTGCAGCCTGAAGAAGTTATACCTGTAGCAAGAGAAATACAGCCAGAAGATGTTGTAGCTGTGTCAAGTGATGTGCAGCCTGAAGAACTGTTATCTGTATCAAGTGAGTTACAGTCTAGAGAAGTTGTATCTGTATCAGGTGAAGTGCAGCCTGAAGAAGTTGTACCTGTAGCAAGTGAAATGCTGTCAGAAAACATTGTGGCAGTGTCAAATGAATCAGGTGACGTGCAGTCAGAAGAAGTTGCAAATGTATCAAGTGAACTACAGTGTGAACAAGTTGTTTTTGTATTACATCAAATGCAACCTGAAGAAAGTTTACCTGTACTATGCGAAGAGCAGCCTAAAGAGGTTGTACCTATATCGACCGAAGAGCAGCCAGAAGTCATCCCAGAAGCATCAAATGAAATGCAGTCTGTAGAAGTTGTTGCTGAATCAAGTGAAGTGCAGCCTGAAGAAGTAATAGCTCAGTCAAGTGAAGTGCAGCCTGAAGAAGTAATAGCTCAGTCAAGTGAAGTGCAGCCTGAAGAAGATTTAGCTCAGTCAAGTGAAGCGCAGCCTGTTGAAGCTGTAGCtgaattaagtgaagaacagcccAACATAGTTGTACCTGAATTAAGTGAAGTTCAGCCCAAAGAAGTGGTACCTGAATCAAGTGAAGTTCAGCCCAAAGAAGTAGTACCTGAATCAAGTGAAGTTCAGCCCAAAGAAGTGGTACCTGAATCAAGTAAAGTTCAGCCCAAAGAAGTGGTACCTGAATCAAGCGAAGTTCAGCCCAAAGAAGTGGTACCTGAATCAAGTGAAATTCAGCCCAAAGAAGTAGTACCTGAATCATGTGAAGTTCAGCCCAAAGAAGTGGTACCTGAATCAAGTGAAGTTCAGCCCAAAGAAGTGGTACCTGAATCAAGTGAAGTTCAGCCCAAAGAAGTGGTACCTGAATCAAGTGAAGTTCAGCCCAAAGAAGTTGTACCTGAATCAAGTGAAGTTCAGCCCAAAGAAGTGGTACCTGAATCAAGTGAAGTTGAGCCTGAAAAAGTTGTAGCTGAATCAATTGAAGTGCAGCTGGAAGAAGTTGTAGCTCAGTTAAGTGATGTACAGCCAGTTGAAGCTGCAGCTGAATCAAGTCAAGTGCAGCCTGAAGAAGTTGTAGCTGAATCAAGTAAATTGCGGCCTGAAGAAGTTGTAGCTGAACCAAGCGAAGTGCAGTCTGAAGAAATTGTGATTGAATCAAGCGAATTGCAGGCTGAAGAAGTTGTAACTGAATCAAGGGATGTCCAGGCTGAAGAAGGTGAAACTGAATCAAGGGATGTGCAGGCTGAAGAAGTTGTAGCTGAATCAAGTGAAGTGCAGCCGAAAGAAATTGTAGCTGAATCAAGTGAAGTGCAGCCGGAAGAAGTTGTACCTGTGTCATGTAAAGTAGAAATTGAAGAAACACTATCCACATTAAGTGAGGTGCAGCCCAAAGAAATTACAACAGGATCAGATGGGGAGAAAATAGAAGAGTGTGTCTCCTTGACAAACCAGGTCCAGAATGAAGTGAATTTAAGTGTTTCAAATCAACAGCAACTTGAAGTTGACATTGTGTCAAGTGAAGTAAAGAATGCAAATGAAAGTGGCAATTCAATATCGACTGAAGCAGTAGCATCCGAAGAGCAAGACAAAGATTGTATCCCTGAATTACAAGAGGGTCTGGAACAAGCTGAAGAAAATGTATCTACATCAGCTGAAGAGGGTATCACTGTGGTTAAAGAAAGTATTCCTGTGGTAAAAGAGGTACTGGTTGAAGAAGGGGCCAGTGTATTAGCTGTACCAAATTTAGAAGAAAGTACCAAAGTGTTAGCTGAAGTGGACACTATAGAGGTTTCTCCTGTGTCAAATTATATACAAATTAATGAAAAATTCCATGAATCATCTCAGGAGCATGTTGAAGAAAGTACTGCTGTACAGGCTGAAGATAGTGCCCCTTTTACATCTTATGTGCAAACTGAAGAGGTTAATGCGGGGACATCTGAGTTGCAAACTGAAGAAAGTTGCCCATTGTcagctgcagtgcaaatggaAGGCAGTTCCCAAGCTACAGATGAGGTGCAGTATGGAGATAATGTGCAAGAGTCTGATGATGTCCAGTCAACAGAAGTTAACCTTGTGGTCATAGATAAAGAAATAGTGCAAGTTGATGAATCTGTCCGTTTGTTAGATGAGCAGCAGGATGTAATTGTTACTGAAGTGCATGTTGAACACATAAGTGACATTCAGGCTGAAGAAAGTAATGTTTTAGAAGAGACGCAGAATGATAGATGCGATGGTGGTGCTGAAATCAAGGAAGCTGAGGAAAAAGATTCTACTGTGAATACAGTGGATGTTGAagaaaatgtgccaaaaatagcTGAAAATGAAACCCAAGAAAGTGAAAAGGTTCTGGTTTCTGCAGAAGATGAAATAAATTTGAGTGATACCCAAACACCGAAACTAACCGTTGATGTGATAATTGAACAAGAAGTTTCTGCAGTACAGAATGAAACCATCTCTACTAACAGTGACCTACATAATTTACCATCCACTGCACAGGAAGAAACAAAAGCATCTGAAGAAGAATATATCAATGACAAAATAATTCACAGTCAGGAAGAAATTGCGGAAGTGAAGGAGGAAGTGGAAGCTGTCACTACAGATATTCCAGAGTTGAAAAGTTCAGAAGCCATTAAAGCATCAGAGCCAGTTACGGCAGCTTCAGTGGAAGAACAGGTCTTAGCAGAGACCGTACAAACTATTGAAATATCCGAAGATAGCATAGAGCCTTCAGAAGTGGCCGATGATGTCACAAAACCTGAAGACAATGAATTATTGTCCAAGGGATTGCAGGAGGTGGTTGAGTCTGTCTCTCAGAAAGCTGCAGCTATTGTAGATGCTGCAATTGAAGCAGCTACAAACTGTTTTGTTGTTGATGCGACCTCAGAAGAAACACATGAAGATACTACTGTATCTGAAAAAGTAGAGCTAAGCGAAGAAACCAATATTCAAACAATCAGCATTGAATCATGCAGTACAACCATTGTACAGAATATCATTGAAACAGCAATGGAAACAGTAGTAAGCAACATTCATATAAAAAGTATTGAGTCTCAATTTCAAGAAACTGTACCAGAGTCTGAGCCCCTCAAATCATGTGCACAACTTGAAGAAATCCAAAAAGAAATGACTGAAGGACTGAACACAGAGATAGAATCATCTGTACCTGCTTCTACCCAAGAGGAGAACGAAATTCAGGTCTGCACTCAGGCATCAAAGGTGAATTCTCAGGAAAAGGTGCCGACGGTGGAATCCTGA